The segment CAGCAGCTTTTTGACTTGATGGTGGAGCATGATATTGCCTTTGATTATACACAAGAGGACTTAGAAGTAATCAAGGAGAATACGGTTGATTATGTGGGGATTAACCTTTATTACCCGCATCGTGTGAAAGCAAGGACGAACGCATGGAATGAAGGAGCCCCATTCCATCCTTCCTTTTATTACGAAATGTTTGATATGCCCGGCAAGAAAATGAATCCTTTTCGTGGCTGGGAAATATATCCGCAAATAATGTACGATATGGCAATTAGGATGAAAGAGGAATATGGCAATATAGAATGGTTTATCGCAGAAAATGGCATGGGTGTCGAAAATGAGGCACGCTATAAGGATGACGAAGGTCGCATTCAGGATGATTATAGAATCGAATTTATAAGTGAGCATATGAAGTGGCTTTTGAAGGCAGTGGAGGAAGGTTCTAATTGTAAGGGCTATATGCTGTGGGCATTTACAGATAATGTTTCCCCTATGAATGCATTTAAAAACCGTTACGGACTTGTAGAAATTAACCTAGAGGACAACAGAAACAGGAAGAAAAAAAAGTCAGCCTTATGGTATAAATCCATCATTGCTAATCGAGCATTAGAGGTTGAAGATGACGATATCGTTAAATAAAGAAGGGCAGGGATTAACATGAGAAAAATTATATTGGCATGTGCAGCGGGCATGTCCACCTCCATTGTCGTTTCCAAAATGAAGGCAGCCATTAAAGCACGAGGAGAAGAAATAGAAGTTTATGCCATTCCAGAGGGTGCAATAGAGGATGAGCTTGCAACCTCAAGTAAAGGGATTATTGCCATTCTTCTTGGACCACAGGTGCGGTTCATGAAACAGGCGGCGGTAAATACAGCAAAGCCGTATGGCATTCCAGTTGATGTTATTGATGTAAGACTGTATGGAACAGCAGATGGAGAAAAAATTCTCGACCATGCATTAAAATTGAATCAAAAATAAGCTGTCGGAGGGAAAAAATGGAATTGTTAGAGGAAATGCAGGCGGCAGCTTTTCAAATCATAACATATTCAGGGGAAGCAAGAAGCAGCTATGTTGAGGCAATTCGTACGGCAAGGGCAGGGGAAATAGATGAAGCGAGGGAGATAATTAAGACTGGTGAACGGTCCTATAATAAGATACATAAAGTTCACGCATCCTTCGTCCAAAGGGAGGCAAGTGGTGAGTCTCTGCCATTTTCCTTAATCCTCATGCATGCAGAGGACCAAATGCTGACAACAGAAACATTGAAAATTATGGCAAGTGAAATGGTGGAAATGTGTGCCGTCTTTTTAACAAATGGGAAAAAGGCCGAATAGATCGGCCCCATATAATATTAGCTTTGTCTATGAACACGAGATATTAATTATCTCGTGTTTTTTTAAGAGATTTTTTTGACCTCCATAAGTGCTGGTTTTTGGTAAATCAAGCGAATCGCTTGGCCATACAGTGCCGCGAGGATTTGCTGGAAAAGCATGCCGATAACTACAGGAACAGCAACCTGGGGCGGGAAGAAGCTGACTGCCATAACCGCACCAGCACTGATGTTTCTCATGCCGCCTGTATAGATCATTGCAATCGTCTCATCCTTTTGCCGTTTTGTTAGAACACCGAGTAACCATGAGAAAAAGTATCCTGACAATGCTACGAAAAACATAGTCAAGCCCACATATATGAATTTCAAATCGATTTGCCGCAAATAAGGAGCGACAACAGAGCTATTGATTGCCACAACAGCTGCTAATCCCAGCTTTGAAAAAGGTGCAAGTGTTTTGTTCCAATGCAAGGCCTTTTCCTTAGAATAAAACTGGTTGATCGCCATACCCGCAATGGAAGGAATAACAATCATGACAAGCAGCCCCCTCATCATACCCCAAACGTCTAACTGAACAGCTTCTCCTACAAAAATACTCATGCTTAATGGAACTAAAAAAGGGGAAAGAAGCGTGTCCGCCAGAATGATGGCTAAGGTAAGGGGGACATTTCCTTTATACATGGATACCCAAATAACGCTTGTAATTCCCGTTGGAATAACAGTGGCAAGTGTTAACCCAGTAATAGTATAAGGATCATTACCAAAGAATAAATGACCAATTACAAATGCCCAAATTGGGGTGATAACATGAAGTACTGCCAGTGTCAGTAATAAAGATAATGGATGAAATATAGTGTGCTTCATTGATTTAAAGTTTGAGTTAAGGCTGCCTGTGAATGTCATGGCCGCAAAAACCCACGGAACAAGAAAGGAAAAGTTATTTAAAAAGGAGGATAGCAGCACACCCACTACTACACTAACTGGAGTAAGCAATGGCATCCATTTTCCAAGAAAAGCATTCATACTTTGAAGCATGTAACAGGACTCCTATCAAAGTTATTTAGTGAATTAAAACGAGCTTCTTTTCATGCGGGCATGTCTTTCGATCTCATCTGATTCAAGTATATGTACGCCAAGGTTGTTTATTTCGGCAATCTTGCTCATCGAAGCTGCGACAGCTTTAGCTGAAATGCCCCGATACTTCCGCAATGGACCGATAAGGAGAAAGCTTAGAGGTGGCAGAAGATAGGCGCTTAATTTCTCGCCAAATCTGAACTCCTCTCTTTTGCCAAGAAGCAGGGAAGGACGAAATATTGCTAAGGATGGATAGCCAATTGTCTTGAGGCTTTCCTCAAGCCTTCCTTTTAGACTGCTGTAAAATATTTTCGAGTTTCGGTTAGCTCCAATCGAACTGATGACAAGCATTTGCCTCGCTCCCATCTCAAATGCCAAGCGTGCGATTTCTACAGGATAATGCAAATCGATCTTTTCCATATCTGCTTGGCTTCCAGCTTTTTTTATGGTTGTTCCGATACAGCAAAAAACATCATCAGCTTCAAGGCTTTCTTTGTATGCTGCGAGATTGTTAAAATCGGCAACTACTTCCGTGATGGCAGGATGCTCAAAGCTTTTCCTTCTTGTGAGGACGGTTATCTGCTTATATGTGTTTTCTTCTACAAGTAATTGCACAAGCTCCCTGCCGACAAGCCCTGTAGCTCCAATTATTAAAGCGTTTTTTTCCATTTAGATGTTCCTCTCTAATTAATTCTTACATATAGTATAGCAAATTATTACAATCAGCTTTTGTCAGTCTTGTGAATGTTAAGCAAATGCCTATTGATATCTCGCACATAATGGTCATACCTAGAATAATTATACATTAAGGTAACGGAATGGATAAAAGGAGGGTTGGAAATGCATAAATTAGAAATCAAAAACAGCAGCAAAATATTCAGGAAAAACAATAAGGATTTCTATGCATTAAAGGATACAAGTCTGCAAATAAAGGAAGGAAGCTTTGTCAGCATTATCGGTCCGAGTGGTTGCGGCAAATCAACATTGTTCAATATTATTGCTGGCTTAATCAAGCCTTCTACTGGGGAGGTTCTCCTTGATGGCAAGGATATTGTCGGAAGGAATGGTTATGTTGGTTATATGCTGCAAAAGGATCTACTCCTTCCTTGGAGGACTATAATGCATAATGTCATTTTAGGTCTGGAAATAAAGGGGATTTCTAAAAAGGAAGCGATAAGTCAAGCAGCACCTCTTCTGGAAAGATACGGATTGGGCGGTTTCGAAAATCATTATCCTGATGAATTATCTGGCGGAATGAGGCAAAGGGCCGCGTTGCTCAGAACATTGCTGTATGACCAAGACATTATCCTGCTCGATGAACCATTTGGAGCACTTGACGCGCAAACAAGATTATTGATGCAAGAATGGCTTCTGCAAATATGGGTGGATTTCAAGAAAACCATCCTATTTATTACACATGACATAGATGAAGCAATTTTCCTATCTGATGATATATATATTTTAACTCAGAGACCTGGAACTATTAAGGAGAAGGTTACTGTTCCCCTAGCAAGGCCAAGAAATGAGCAAACATTATTAAGTACTGAATTTATTGAATTAAAAGAGCATGTTTTAAAACAACTGAAAACAGAGGAGTAAAGGGAAAGGTGGAATCGACGTTGGCACAGCTCAATCAAAATCCCTTTCCGTATATTGAAGATGAGGAAGCAGCAGCAAAAAGGAGATCGCGCATCACACTATACGGGCAGTGGACACTTGGAATACTGTTAATACTGCTGTGGGAACTATTCGCAAGATGGAAAATAATTGACTCCTATTATTGGAGCAGTCCTTCAACTATTTGGAAAACTGCCTATACAGCATTCACAGAAGGAACTTTGCTGGAGGATCTTCTTTATACGAGCGGATCAACAGTACTTGGCTTTATACTTGGGACCTTTATTGGAGCATTGCTTGGTTTGTCCTTTTGGTGGTCTTATTATTACTCAAGAATTTCCGAGCCTTATTTAATTGCTTTTAATGCCATTCCAAAGCTGGCACTGGCACCAGTTCTCGTTATTCTGTTTGGAATAGGCTTCAGTTCAAAGGTTGTGCTTGCCTTTATGATGACAGTCATTGTCACCGCATTGGCAGCGTACAGCGGCGTAAAGGCCGTTGATAAGGATTTAGAAAAGCTTATGTATTCACTTGGTGCAAAGCGCTGGCATGTATTTACAAAGGTTGTCATTCCGACAAGCATGCCGTGGATTGTCAGTTCATTGAAAATAAATATCGCACTTGCCCTTGCAGGCACAATTGTCGGCGAATTTATCAGCTCTAGGCAAGGGATAGGAAGAATGATTCTTTACGCAGGTCAAATCATGAATATTAATCTTGTCTGGGTAGGAGTTGTTGTATTGTCCTTGCTGTCGATTCTTATGTACTTTGCAACAGTTTGGATTGAGAAGCTGCTGTTAAAGGGAAGAAGCGCTCCATAATGGTTAAAACAGAACAGAAATTTAGAATATAGACAATGCTGGTTTCCATATATTTTAGCGATGACCATACGTTGATAGAACAATTATTTTGCTAACTTTTTTAGGATATGTATTCTTCTGGCGATACGGTATGGCTAATCGCAACTTAGAAGTACAAAGGGGGATTTAAGGTGCGGAAAGGCAAACTATTGCTTATTGCGATGTTAGGCATAATGCTGCTGTTGGCAGGCTGTGCTTCAAAGGATTCAAATGGGGGAACAAAGGATGGTTTAAAGAAAATTGTCATAGCTGAGCCTGTCCATTTGATTGGGTATTTGCCTCTTTATTTAGCCATACAGGAGGGGTATTTTGAGGAAGAGGGACTTGAAGTAGAAGTCATCACAGCTACAGGCGGAGCTCACGTTACATCTTTAGTAAGCGGTGATGCGTGGGGGAATATCGCTGGGCCGGATTCTAACCAGATGGCAAATCCGGGAAGCTCTGATCCAATTCAAGGGGTTGTGAATGTCGTTAACAGAGCAAATGTATATTTGATGGGCAGTTCTGATGAAAAGGTAGACAGTACAAATGAAGCAGAGCTGGCAGCATATTTGGAGGGAAAAACAATTGCAGCAGGCCGTTATGGTGGAAGCCCAAATCTTTTGACAAGATGGCTGCTTCTTGAGCTCGGTTTGGATCCGGATAAGGACGTTAAGCTGGAGGAGCCAGCTGATGCAAGCGCAGTTGTTTCACTTGTTGAATCAGGCCAGGCCCATATTGCAAATGGTGGCGAACCGCAAATAACAGAAGGAATTAATAAAGGAGTTTGGAACGAACCCTTCTATAGCTTCCCGAGTTTAGGGGACTATCCTTATTCTGTTATAAGTGTCAAAAAATCCACAATAGAAAATGAACCAGAAGTGGTCGAGAGCTTTGTAAAGGCAATGCTTAAAGGACTGAAGGCAGTCGATGAAAACCCTGATCTGGCAATGGAAGCATTGAAAAAAGAGTTTCCAACTACATCAGACGATAGCTTGAAGGCCTCTCTTGACCGTGCTTATGCAGATCAGCTATGGAGCAAGGATGGCTTCATCTCTGAGGAAGCATTGGCAAAGCCTATGGATGTTGTTGAGAAAACAGGTGTATATAAAGAAGGCTATAAATACGAAGAGCTTATTGATATGCAATTTGTGGAGAAATTATCTGAGTAGCCATTTATACGACAGAGCTTAAGCCAGGTCTTTTCATAGACCAGGCTTTTTTGTTTGAAATTCTAAATTAAAAGCGCTTTCATTATTGCTGTTTTTATGCAAAAATAGATAACGAAAGTGTGCAAAATAATATATCGGGCAAAGGAGAACTAGAATGATAAAATTACTTGTTAATGCGGATGATTTTGGCTTTTCCAGAGGAGTTAATTACGGGGTTCTCGATACTCACTTAAACGGTATTGTTAATTCTGCAACAATGATGATGAATGCAGAAGGAACAGAGCATGCACTTGAGATTGCTAAGTCGACGCCTACTTTAAAGGTAGGGGTTCATCTTGTTCTCACATTTGGTAAGCCACTAACGAGTGCACCAAGTCTCATAGGTGAAGAAGGCTTTTTCAAAAAACAAAAAGATGTATATGGACATCCTGAAGAAATTTCTCTTGAGGATTTAGAGCAGGAATGGACTGCTCAAATAGAAAAATTTTTGGCTTCGGGACTGAAACCGGCCCATTTGGACAGCCATCACCATGTTCATGGAATTAAAGAGTTCTATCCTGTCATCAAAAGGCTGTCAGAAAAATATAATCTTCCCGTCCGCATTGCTGGTCCCCATTTTACAGATGTAAAAACAGTTACCGATATCTTAATGGTTGACTTTTTTGGTGAGGGAGTGACAGAAGACTATTTTGATAAGCTGCAAGAAAGCGTGGAGGACGGCAAGACGGTGGAAGTAATGACACATCCTGCCTATTTGGATGCAAGACTAAAGGATGGCACCTCATATTATCAAGAAAGATTGGAAGAGACAAGAATTTTGTCAGAAATAACATTGCCGGAAAACGTTAAGCTGCTTTGAAATGAAAGACAGAAATGGGCCTTGTCTTTAGCCCATTTTTTTTCATGGTTTCATTTGGTCAATTATCTTTTGAATATTTCTGAAATTATTGTGTTGTTGTACATAACCTAATTTATATAGAATAGTAGAAAAGCTACAAAAAAACATTCCAACGGAAGAAGGGAGCAGGTCCATGCCTAATCAGCCATCGAATCCTTTCCGGCGGGAGATGTACGATTCTCTTGAAAGTTTTGTAGACCATGTCAGTGAATTGCTCGGATGCCCGATTACACTTGAGGATACACATCATCGTGTTCTAGTTTACAGCAGCCATAATGAGGAGACAGATCCTGTCAGAATTTCTACGATTATAAGCAGAAGAGTCCCGGAAAAGGTAATAAACCGCTTGTGGAAGGATGGAGTTATCCCAAGTCTTCTTCAAAGTAAAAAGCCAATCAGAATTGAGGGGAAGCAAGAGATAGGTCTTGGAAGCAGAGTGGCAGTTTCCATTTGGAGAGCAGATGAAGTAATTGGCTATATTTGGGCAATTGAACTGCATCAAGCGCTGACAGCTAGCCAAATGGATATATTAGAGAATGCAGCAGCAGTAGGAAAACATCTTTTATCCCGTTTTGCAAAGGCGAAGCGACCATCAACAAGTGTCGATCAAGAATTTTTTTGGAAGCTTCTTACAGGTCATGTGAATAAGCAAGAGGCAGAAGAAAAGCTGATGGAAATAAATCAAACTGCCCTCAATAACTATACAATTATGGTTTTTACCTTTAAGGAAATTATCACGAAGGAAATGGAAAAACAAATTATTTATTTGCTGAAAGTAATGGATAATGTCAAAATCTCACTTTATACGATGGATGACCATGAATTAATATTGCTGGCAAGTGCAATAAACAAACAAGACAGCCCTGCTGCTGTTTTTAAGCAATTCATTCGGAATTTTCCAAGCAGCTTAGCGGAAAAGTTTCAAATAACAGATGTTTATGGAGGATATGGCAGCATCTATACTGATTTAAGGGATGTAGAAAAGTGCTTAAAGGAAGCAAAGAAGGTAATAGAGGTTAAAGCGAAATTTCCAGGTGAGGCACAAGCTTTTTCTGCGTATCAAGATTTAGGAATCTATCAGTTCATGGATGTGTTATTAGAAAAACGAATACAGGATGGCTTTGAAAATATTGCGATTCAGAAATTAAGGAAATATGATAACAGTCATAATACAGAGCTGCTGTTAACGTTGGAGGCCTTTTTGGATGAGAGTGAAAGCATGCAAAAAACGGCTTTAAAGCTTCATATACATACGAATACATTAACATATCGACTAAAGCGAATTACAGAGATTATGGAGGTTGACCTTTCTGTTCCCTCCCAGAAATTCATGCTTTATCTCGACTTGAAATTACTGCGCTGGCATCAGAAATAAGCTGCTGAAGTAAGTTTTGTGAATTTTCACAAAGGCGCTGATTTACTTTTATCTTTTTTACCAAAGAATAATTTCGCAATTCGTCCTATTATAATTATAAGATATCTAACAATTTAAGTAAGGAATTCTAACAAGGGGTGGATTGTATTGATTATTGGTATTCCGAAAGAGATAAAAAACAATGAAAACAGA is part of the Niallia taxi genome and harbors:
- a CDS encoding PTS sugar transporter subunit IIB, encoding MRKIILACAAGMSTSIVVSKMKAAIKARGEEIEVYAIPEGAIEDELATSSKGIIAILLGPQVRFMKQAAVNTAKPYGIPVDVIDVRLYGTADGEKILDHALKLNQK
- a CDS encoding PTS lactose/cellobiose transporter subunit IIA — protein: MELLEEMQAAAFQIITYSGEARSSYVEAIRTARAGEIDEAREIIKTGERSYNKIHKVHASFVQREASGESLPFSLILMHAEDQMLTTETLKIMASEMVEMCAVFLTNGKKAE
- a CDS encoding bile acid:sodium symporter family protein produces the protein MLQSMNAFLGKWMPLLTPVSVVVGVLLSSFLNNFSFLVPWVFAAMTFTGSLNSNFKSMKHTIFHPLSLLLTLAVLHVITPIWAFVIGHLFFGNDPYTITGLTLATVIPTGITSVIWVSMYKGNVPLTLAIILADTLLSPFLVPLSMSIFVGEAVQLDVWGMMRGLLVMIVIPSIAGMAINQFYSKEKALHWNKTLAPFSKLGLAAVVAINSSVVAPYLRQIDLKFIYVGLTMFFVALSGYFFSWLLGVLTKRQKDETIAMIYTGGMRNISAGAVMAVSFFPPQVAVPVVIGMLFQQILAALYGQAIRLIYQKPALMEVKKIS
- a CDS encoding NAD-dependent epimerase/dehydratase family protein — its product is MEKNALIIGATGLVGRELVQLLVEENTYKQITVLTRRKSFEHPAITEVVADFNNLAAYKESLEADDVFCCIGTTIKKAGSQADMEKIDLHYPVEIARLAFEMGARQMLVISSIGANRNSKIFYSSLKGRLEESLKTIGYPSLAIFRPSLLLGKREEFRFGEKLSAYLLPPLSFLLIGPLRKYRGISAKAVAASMSKIAEINNLGVHILESDEIERHARMKRSSF
- a CDS encoding ABC transporter ATP-binding protein; its protein translation is MHKLEIKNSSKIFRKNNKDFYALKDTSLQIKEGSFVSIIGPSGCGKSTLFNIIAGLIKPSTGEVLLDGKDIVGRNGYVGYMLQKDLLLPWRTIMHNVILGLEIKGISKKEAISQAAPLLERYGLGGFENHYPDELSGGMRQRAALLRTLLYDQDIILLDEPFGALDAQTRLLMQEWLLQIWVDFKKTILFITHDIDEAIFLSDDIYILTQRPGTIKEKVTVPLARPRNEQTLLSTEFIELKEHVLKQLKTEE
- a CDS encoding ABC transporter permease; this translates as MAQLNQNPFPYIEDEEAAAKRRSRITLYGQWTLGILLILLWELFARWKIIDSYYWSSPSTIWKTAYTAFTEGTLLEDLLYTSGSTVLGFILGTFIGALLGLSFWWSYYYSRISEPYLIAFNAIPKLALAPVLVILFGIGFSSKVVLAFMMTVIVTALAAYSGVKAVDKDLEKLMYSLGAKRWHVFTKVVIPTSMPWIVSSLKINIALALAGTIVGEFISSRQGIGRMILYAGQIMNINLVWVGVVVLSLLSILMYFATVWIEKLLLKGRSAP
- a CDS encoding ABC transporter substrate-binding protein, whose protein sequence is MLLLAGCASKDSNGGTKDGLKKIVIAEPVHLIGYLPLYLAIQEGYFEEEGLEVEVITATGGAHVTSLVSGDAWGNIAGPDSNQMANPGSSDPIQGVVNVVNRANVYLMGSSDEKVDSTNEAELAAYLEGKTIAAGRYGGSPNLLTRWLLLELGLDPDKDVKLEEPADASAVVSLVESGQAHIANGGEPQITEGINKGVWNEPFYSFPSLGDYPYSVISVKKSTIENEPEVVESFVKAMLKGLKAVDENPDLAMEALKKEFPTTSDDSLKASLDRAYADQLWSKDGFISEEALAKPMDVVEKTGVYKEGYKYEELIDMQFVEKLSE
- the chbG gene encoding chitin disaccharide deacetylase, translated to MIKLLVNADDFGFSRGVNYGVLDTHLNGIVNSATMMMNAEGTEHALEIAKSTPTLKVGVHLVLTFGKPLTSAPSLIGEEGFFKKQKDVYGHPEEISLEDLEQEWTAQIEKFLASGLKPAHLDSHHHVHGIKEFYPVIKRLSEKYNLPVRIAGPHFTDVKTVTDILMVDFFGEGVTEDYFDKLQESVEDGKTVEVMTHPAYLDARLKDGTSYYQERLEETRILSEITLPENVKLL
- a CDS encoding PucR family transcriptional regulator; the encoded protein is MPNQPSNPFRREMYDSLESFVDHVSELLGCPITLEDTHHRVLVYSSHNEETDPVRISTIISRRVPEKVINRLWKDGVIPSLLQSKKPIRIEGKQEIGLGSRVAVSIWRADEVIGYIWAIELHQALTASQMDILENAAAVGKHLLSRFAKAKRPSTSVDQEFFWKLLTGHVNKQEAEEKLMEINQTALNNYTIMVFTFKEIITKEMEKQIIYLLKVMDNVKISLYTMDDHELILLASAINKQDSPAAVFKQFIRNFPSSLAEKFQITDVYGGYGSIYTDLRDVEKCLKEAKKVIEVKAKFPGEAQAFSAYQDLGIYQFMDVLLEKRIQDGFENIAIQKLRKYDNSHNTELLLTLEAFLDESESMQKTALKLHIHTNTLTYRLKRITEIMEVDLSVPSQKFMLYLDLKLLRWHQK